The following are encoded in a window of Gopherus flavomarginatus isolate rGopFla2 chromosome 10, rGopFla2.mat.asm, whole genome shotgun sequence genomic DNA:
- the STK16 gene encoding serine/threonine-protein kinase 16 isoform X1, which produces MGHALCACARGSLSIEGQRYLLLQRLGEGGFSYVDLVEGLQDGRFYALKRILCHDKEDRQEALHEVEMHGLFEHPNILRLEAHCMVEKGPKHEAWLLLPFLRRGTLWSEVEALRDKGTFLPEERIVPILLGICRGLEAIHAKGYAHRDLKPTNVLLDDEEQPVLMDLGSMNQACIEVKGSREAMALQDWAAQRCTISYRAPELFTVERDCVIDERTDIWSLGCVLYCMMFGEGPYDLIFQKGDSVALAVQNQLRVPASGRYSAALEHLLSSMMAVNPQDRPHISYILDQLEGLQAAPRGQDTTRI; this is translated from the exons GGGCTTCAGCTACGTGGACTTGGTGGAGGGGCTGCAGGACGGCCGTTTCTACGCCCTGAAGCGCATCCTGTGCCATGACAAGGAGGACCGCCAGGAAGCCCTGCACGAGGTGGAGATGCACGGCCTCTTTGAGCACCCCAACATCCTGCGGCTCGAGGCCCACTGCATGGTGGAGAAGGGGCCCAAGCACgaggcctggctgctgctgcccttTCTAAGG AGAGGGACCCTGTGGAGCGAGGTGGAAGCTCTGCGAGACAAAGGCACCTTCCTGCCTGAGGAGCGGATTGTCCCCATTCTCCTTGGCATCTGCCGGGGGCTGGAGGCCATTCATGCCAAGGGCTATGCACACAG AGACCTGAAGCCCACCAACGTGCTGCTGGACGATGAGGAGCAGCCCGTGCTGATGGACCTGGGCTCCATGAACCAGGCCTGCATCGAGGTCAAGGGCTCCCGGGAGGCCATGGCTTTGCAG GACTGGGCGGCCCAGCGCTGCACCATCTCCTACCGGGCACCGGAACTCTTCACCGTGGAGAGAGACTGTGTCATTGATGAGCGAACAGACATCTGG TCCCTAGGCTGCGTGCTGTACTGCATGATGTTTGGCGAGGGCCCCTATGACCTCATCTTCCAGAAAGGTGACAGCGTGGCTCTGGCAGTGCAGAACCAGCTCCGCGTGCCCGCCAGCGGAAG GTATTCCGCTGCCCTGGAGCACCTGCTCTCCTCCATGATGGCAGTGAACCCTCAGGATCGGCCCCACATCTCCTACATACTTGACCAGCTGgaggggctgcaggcagcaccaAGGGGCCAGGACACCACCCGGATCTGA
- the LOC127030020 gene encoding tubulin alpha-4A chain encodes MRECISVHVGQAGVQMGNTCWELYCLEHGIQPDGQMPSEKTIGGGDDSFTTFFCETGAGKHVPRAIFVDLEPTVIDEIRTGIYRQLFHPEQLITGKEDAANNYARGHYTIGKEIIDQVLDRIRKLADQCTGLQGFLVFHSFGGGTGSGFTSLLMERLSVDYGKKSKLEFAIYPAPQVSTAVVEPYNSILTTHTTLEHSDCAFMVDNEAIYDICRRNLDIERPTYTNLNRLISQIVSSITASLRFDGALNVDLTEFQTNLVPYPRIHFPLATYAPVISAEKAYHEQLSVAEITNSCFEPANQMVKCDPRHGKYMACCLLYRGDVVPKDVNAAIAAIKTKRSIQFVDWCPTGFKVGINYQPPTAVPGGDLAKVQRAVCMLSNTTAIAEAWARLDHKFDLMYAKRAFVHWYVGEGMEEGEFSEAREDMAALEKDYEEVGLDSYEDEEEGEEY; translated from the exons CGTGAATGTATCTCAGTCCATGTCGGCCAGGCCGGCGTCCAGATGGGCAACACCTGCTGGGAGCTGTACTGCCTGGAGCACGGCATCCAGCCGGACGGGCAGATGCCCAGCGAGAAGACCATCGGGGGAGGGGATGACTCCTTTACCACCTTCTTCTGTGAGACGGGCGCAGGGAAGCACGTCCCCAGGGCGATCTTCGTGGACCTAGAGCCCACTGTGATCG atgaGATTCGGACCGGCATCTACCGCCAGCTCTTCCACCCggagcagctcatcactggcaaggaagATGCTGCCAATAACTATGCCCGTGGGCACTACACCATCGGCAAGGAGATCATTGACCAAGTGCTGGACAGGATCCGGAAGCTG GCCGACCAGTGCACGGGGCTCCAGGGCTTCCTGGTCTTCCACAGCTTCGGGGGCGGCACCGGCTCCGGATTCACCTCCCTGCTGATGGAGCGTCTCTCCGTTGACTATGGCAAGAAGTCCAAGCTGGAGTTCGCCATCTACCCTGCTCCTCAGGTCTCCACCGCGGTGGTGGAGCCCTACAACTCCATCCTGACCACCCACACCACCCTAGAGCACTCGGACTGTGCCTTCATGGTAGACAACGAGGCCATCTATGACATCTGCCGCAGGAACCTGGACATCGAGCGCCCCACCTACACCAACCTGAACCGCCTTATTAGCCAGATCGTGTCCTCCATCACCGCCTCCCTCCGATTCGATGGTGCCCTCAATGTGGATCTGACTGAGTTCCAGACCAACCTGGTGCCCTACCCCCGTATCCACTTCCCGCTGGCCACCTACGCCCCCGTCATCTCTGCAGAGAAGGCCTATCATGAGCAGCTCTCGGTGGCTGAGATCACAAACTCCTGCTTTGAGCCAGCCAACCAGATGGTGAAGTGTGACCCCCGCCATGGCAAATACATGGCCTGCTGCCTCTTGTACCGCGGTGACGTGGTACCCAAAGACGTCAATGCTGCTATTGCTGCCATCAAAACCAAGCGCAGCATCCAGTTCGTAGACTGGTGCCCAACTGGCTTCAAGGTTGGTATCAACTACCAGCCGCCGACTGCCGTTCCTGGTGGCGACCTGGCCAAGGTGCAGCGGGCCGTGTGCATGCTGAGCAACACCACAGCCATTGCCGAGGCCTGGGCTCGGCTGGACCACAAGTTTGACCTGATGTATGCCAAGCGAGCCTTCGTGCACTGGTATGTGGGAGAGGGCATGGAGGAGGGGGAGTTCTCTGAGGCCCGGGAGGACATGGCTGCCCTGGAGAAGGATTACGAGGAGGTGGGCCTGGACTCCTATGAGGatgaagaggagggagaggagtacTGA